A stretch of the Streptomyces sp. WMMB303 genome encodes the following:
- a CDS encoding glycosyltransferase family 2 protein, with protein MDTAISHTPAQPLKVSVVVPTYNTGDAVLTGLRSLLAQTMPRSEFEVIYVDDASDDDTVALLEEETAKRGAEATVRVVRAAHSGWPGRPRNIGTDLARGEFVHYVDDDDRLAPEALERLYARARETGADIVVGRMAGHGRPAPRALFEQPRTGADLRTDPALLSSMTVHKLFRRDFLRAHGLRFAEGRVRLEDHLFTLRAYLLTGRVATVHDYTCYHWVRHADGKQNVSYAQIEPYSYIDSIRRVLAVLDASDTRVPPGPLRNRLVARWYGKKALDRIAGKRLLDQPADRRAAWCEAVGALAAELPPETDAALPTRLRIVAALARHGDRALLEEQAGFEAGVVHRPRVTSARWTDGQLTVRCSTGLVRRRGRTRGTAPLAFARAPEGEGRLLRLPERVAALPAAAERADFAKAVRRSNVRGQLRHREGGTVLNLPAGRHVVEEPHRPGGPTEWAARLSRAMARVSAAVAAKAPGALAGAAARAAARLRGAGRDRRELCTLRWDSEFTVDPATADHGRALAPGTWDLRFQLGCGGWRTSQPLRGYAIEVPEPAGPGGEPAVPRVEDPAGRGAAAR; from the coding sequence TTGGACACCGCGATATCCCATACCCCCGCACAGCCCCTCAAGGTCAGCGTCGTCGTCCCCACGTACAACACGGGGGACGCGGTACTGACCGGGCTGCGCTCGCTCCTGGCGCAGACGATGCCCCGCTCCGAGTTCGAGGTCATCTACGTCGACGACGCGTCCGACGACGACACCGTGGCGCTGCTGGAGGAGGAGACGGCAAAGCGTGGCGCGGAGGCGACCGTCCGCGTGGTGCGGGCCGCGCACTCCGGCTGGCCCGGTCGCCCCCGCAACATCGGCACGGACCTGGCCCGCGGCGAGTTCGTGCACTACGTGGACGACGACGACCGGCTCGCGCCGGAGGCGCTGGAGCGGCTGTACGCGCGGGCCCGGGAGACCGGCGCGGACATCGTCGTGGGGCGGATGGCCGGACACGGCCGGCCGGCACCGCGCGCCCTGTTCGAACAGCCGCGGACCGGGGCCGACCTGCGGACCGACCCCGCGCTGCTGAGCTCGATGACGGTGCACAAGCTCTTCCGCCGGGACTTCCTGCGCGCACACGGACTGCGGTTCGCGGAGGGCAGGGTGCGGTTGGAGGACCACCTGTTCACCCTGCGCGCGTATCTCCTCACCGGCCGGGTGGCCACCGTGCACGACTACACCTGCTACCACTGGGTGCGCCATGCCGACGGGAAGCAGAACGTCAGCTACGCGCAGATCGAGCCGTACTCCTACATCGACAGCATCCGGCGGGTACTCGCGGTCCTGGACGCCTCGGACACCCGGGTGCCGCCGGGCCCGCTGCGGAACCGGCTGGTGGCCAGGTGGTACGGGAAGAAGGCACTCGACCGGATAGCGGGCAAGCGCCTGCTGGACCAGCCGGCGGACCGCAGGGCGGCGTGGTGCGAGGCCGTCGGCGCGCTGGCCGCCGAACTGCCCCCGGAGACGGACGCGGCCCTGCCCACCCGGCTGCGGATCGTCGCCGCCCTCGCCCGGCACGGGGACCGCGCGCTGCTGGAGGAACAGGCGGGGTTCGAGGCCGGTGTCGTGCACCGGCCGCGGGTGACCTCAGCGCGGTGGACGGACGGGCAGCTCACCGTCCGGTGCTCGACCGGTCTGGTTCGGCGCCGCGGCCGGACCCGGGGCACCGCGCCGCTCGCCTTCGCCCGCGCCCCGGAGGGCGAGGGGCGGCTGCTGCGACTGCCGGAGCGGGTGGCGGCGCTGCCCGCCGCTGCCGAGCGGGCCGACTTCGCCAAGGCCGTGCGGCGCAGCAATGTGCGCGGCCAACTGCGCCACCGGGAGGGCGGAACGGTGCTGAACCTGCCGGCCGGCCGGCACGTCGTGGAGGAGCCCCACCGTCCGGGTGGGCCGACGGAATGGGCCGCCCGGCTGTCGCGGGCGATGGCGCGGGTGTCGGCGGCGGTGGCGGCGAAGGCGCCCGGAGCGCTCGCCGGAGCGGCGGCGCGGGCGGCCGCCCGGCTGCGCGGCGCGGGGCGTGACCGCCGGGAGTTGTGCACCCTGCGGTGGGATTCGGAGTTCACCGTCGATCCGGCCACGGCCGACCACGGTCGGGCGCTGGCCCCCGGCACCTGGGATCTGCGCTTCCAACTGGGCTGCGGCGGTTGGCGCACCTCCCAGCCGCTGCGCGGCTACGCGATCGAGGTGCCGGAGCCGGCCGGGCCGGGCGGGGAACCGGCGGTTCCCCGGGTAGAGGACCCTGCCGGCCGCGGCGCGGCGGCGCGCTGA
- a CDS encoding LuxR C-terminal-related transcriptional regulator: protein MARSFRREEVPVPDHDVPDHDVPDRNGPDFDAVLHEQLAGPDHRLAEINGELARIGTCDPGALALLLEASRCYLQKSDHLRQEYYAAQAFERAAAFGDRGALAEAGMSLALAGCWTGGLYTARVHADRVAAHLDRADDATVGRLLPLLTDLSWVESQLQRLTEAEAHQRRGMRIAEALGEWRHALLLRVLHGATLRELGRLGEAEQHTLHALRTAETRGHPDLVETALIALSEIALEAGDNERARELAEQARTVTPFRGPFENAALALIGMTMLRTGSLRDGRDTVLEAVGGKRLPLVPVVGRARVYAVLASADSSLDQHGEAREWSRLAMSSALACGMNRAHGYAQLAHAEAVLGSDPDSAQRAADAACVAFERDRARLGLAAAYLMAGAAHGRKGRRRASQTALARSEELYRSSAAPVAADNVRLLRAAGRSAPVGDAGRGTGVIECLSPRELQVARLIARGSSNQQIASALDIKLNTVQVHVGRILRKLRVGSRVAVARVVTLAESTAAADRTAMPAGGGN, encoded by the coding sequence GTGGCGCGATCCTTCCGCCGGGAGGAAGTCCCTGTCCCCGACCACGACGTCCCCGACCACGACGTCCCCGACCGCAACGGCCCCGACTTCGACGCGGTGCTGCACGAGCAGCTCGCCGGCCCGGACCACCGGCTCGCCGAGATCAACGGGGAGCTGGCCAGGATCGGTACCTGCGATCCGGGCGCGCTGGCACTCCTGCTGGAGGCGAGCCGGTGCTATCTGCAGAAGAGCGACCATCTGCGGCAGGAGTACTACGCCGCACAGGCATTCGAGCGCGCGGCCGCCTTCGGTGACCGCGGTGCCCTCGCCGAGGCGGGCATGTCGCTCGCGCTGGCCGGCTGCTGGACCGGCGGACTGTACACGGCCCGGGTGCACGCCGACCGGGTGGCGGCCCACCTGGACCGCGCCGACGACGCCACCGTCGGCCGGCTGCTGCCGTTACTCACCGACCTGTCCTGGGTGGAGAGCCAGCTCCAGCGGCTCACCGAGGCCGAGGCGCACCAGCGCCGCGGCATGCGGATCGCCGAGGCGCTGGGGGAGTGGCGGCACGCGCTCCTGCTCCGCGTCCTGCACGGTGCCACGCTGCGTGAACTCGGCAGGCTCGGCGAGGCCGAGCAGCACACCCTGCACGCCCTGCGGACCGCGGAGACCCGCGGCCACCCGGACCTGGTCGAGACGGCGCTGATCGCGCTCAGCGAGATCGCCCTGGAGGCGGGCGACAACGAGCGCGCCCGGGAGCTGGCCGAGCAGGCGCGGACCGTCACCCCGTTCCGCGGCCCGTTCGAGAACGCGGCGCTGGCGCTGATCGGGATGACGATGCTGCGCACCGGGTCGCTGCGGGACGGCCGGGACACGGTGCTCGAGGCGGTGGGCGGCAAGCGGCTGCCGCTGGTCCCGGTCGTCGGCCGGGCCCGCGTCTACGCGGTGCTGGCCTCGGCGGACTCCTCACTCGACCAGCACGGCGAAGCCCGCGAGTGGAGCCGGCTGGCCATGAGCAGTGCGCTGGCCTGCGGCATGAACCGCGCCCACGGCTACGCCCAACTCGCCCACGCCGAGGCGGTGCTCGGCTCCGACCCGGACAGCGCACAGCGAGCGGCCGACGCCGCGTGCGTGGCCTTCGAGCGCGACCGGGCCCGGCTGGGGCTGGCCGCCGCGTACCTGATGGCCGGGGCGGCGCACGGCCGAAAGGGCCGCCGCCGCGCTTCCCAGACGGCCCTGGCCCGGTCGGAGGAGCTCTACCGGTCCTCCGCCGCACCGGTCGCGGCGGACAACGTCCGGCTGCTGCGGGCGGCCGGACGGTCGGCCCCCGTCGGCGACGCGGGCCGGGGGACGGGGGTGATCGAGTGCCTTTCCCCGCGCGAACTGCAGGTGGCCCGGCTGATCGCACGCGGCAGCTCGAACCAGCAGATCGCCAGCGCGCTCGACATCAAGCTGAACACCGTCCAGGTCCACGTCGGCCGGATCCTGCGCAAGCTGCGGGTGGGTTCGCGGGTGGCGGTCGCCCGGGTGGTCACGCTCGCGGAGTCGACGGCGGCAGCCGACCGGACGGCCATGCCCGCGGGCGGGGGTAACTGA
- a CDS encoding IS481 family transposase, which translates to MPHRNAPLTETGRLRLARCVVEDGWPLRRAAERFQVSPTTAQRWAERYRLLGEAGMTDRSSRPRHSPRRTPTRTERRIIKVRLLRRWGPARIAHLLDLVPSTVHRVLTRFGLARLTHLDRATGRVIRRYEREHPGELVHVDIKKLGNIPDGGGHKVLGRQAGRKTRKNAGYSYIHTAVDDHSRLAYSEIHTDEKKDTATGFWARAHAYFTSVGITVERVLTDNGACYKSHTWRDTLAAAGITHKRTRPYRPQTNGKVERLNRTLLDEWAYARPYRSEQERRDAFPQWLHTYNHHRGHTALAGKPPASRVPNLTEQYN; encoded by the coding sequence GTGCCCCACCGTAATGCACCCCTGACCGAGACCGGACGTCTGCGTCTGGCCCGTTGCGTGGTCGAGGACGGCTGGCCGCTCCGGCGGGCTGCCGAACGCTTCCAGGTCTCGCCGACCACGGCTCAGCGGTGGGCTGAGCGCTACCGGCTGCTGGGCGAGGCCGGGATGACCGACCGCTCCTCGCGTCCCCGTCACAGCCCGCGGCGGACGCCGACACGGACCGAGCGAAGGATCATCAAGGTCCGCCTCCTGCGCCGGTGGGGCCCGGCCCGCATCGCGCACCTGCTGGACCTCGTGCCCTCGACCGTGCACCGCGTGCTGACGCGGTTCGGGCTGGCCCGGCTGACCCATCTGGACCGTGCGACCGGCCGCGTCATACGCCGCTACGAACGCGAACATCCCGGCGAGCTCGTCCACGTCGACATCAAGAAACTGGGCAACATCCCCGACGGCGGCGGCCACAAGGTCCTCGGCCGCCAGGCCGGCCGCAAGACCCGCAAGAACGCCGGCTACAGCTACATCCACACCGCCGTCGACGACCACTCCCGCCTCGCCTACAGCGAGATCCACACCGACGAGAAGAAGGACACGGCCACCGGCTTCTGGGCCCGGGCACACGCCTACTTCACCAGCGTCGGCATCACCGTCGAACGCGTCCTGACCGACAACGGCGCCTGCTACAAGTCCCACACCTGGCGCGACACACTGGCAGCGGCCGGGATCACCCACAAGCGAACCCGGCCCTACCGGCCCCAGACCAACGGCAAGGTCGAACGCCTCAACCGCACCCTGCTCGACGAATGGGCCTACGCCCGCCCCTACCGGTCAGAACAGGAACGACGCGACGCGTTCCCGCAGTGGCTGCACACCTACAATCACCACCGCGGACACACCGCACTCGCAGGCAAACCACCCGCCAGCCGCGTCCCCAACCTCACAGAGCAATACAACTAG
- a CDS encoding maleylpyruvate isomerase N-terminal domain-containing protein produces the protein MDLFACSWTALRTAVAALPDADFAQPSGCAGWLVRDLVCHLVIDAQDVLITLATPTGSEPTADAVTYWEVADGPPTGEDPLDALVVRLAAAYREPHLLTFHLDDVGSAAGRAAALADPLLRVRTRGQVLTAGDYLAAYVLEWTLHHLDLVAHLPHVAGPPAECLARSRAALEEIAGAPFPASLGDRDALLIGTGRRAPTAAERAELGAAAERVPLYLG, from the coding sequence GTGGACCTCTTCGCCTGCTCGTGGACGGCGCTGCGGACGGCGGTCGCCGCACTCCCGGACGCCGACTTCGCGCAGCCCTCCGGGTGCGCCGGCTGGCTCGTGCGGGACCTGGTGTGCCATCTGGTCATCGACGCGCAGGACGTCCTGATCACCCTCGCCACCCCGACCGGGAGCGAGCCGACCGCCGACGCGGTGACCTACTGGGAGGTCGCCGACGGGCCGCCGACCGGCGAGGACCCGCTGGACGCGCTCGTCGTCCGGCTGGCCGCGGCGTACCGTGAGCCGCACCTGCTCACGTTCCACCTCGACGACGTCGGCTCCGCCGCGGGCCGCGCCGCCGCACTGGCCGACCCGCTGCTGCGGGTGCGCACTCGTGGCCAGGTCCTCACCGCGGGCGACTATCTGGCGGCCTACGTCCTGGAGTGGACGCTGCACCATCTCGACCTGGTCGCCCATCTGCCGCACGTGGCGGGGCCGCCCGCCGAGTGCCTGGCCCGATCCCGCGCCGCGCTGGAAGAGATCGCCGGTGCCCCGTTCCCGGCCTCGCTCGGCGACCGGGACGCGCTCCTGATCGGTACCGGCCGCCGGGCCCCGACCGCGGCCGAGCGTGCCGAACTCGGTGCTGCGGCCGAACGCGTGCCGCTCTACCTGGGGTGA
- a CDS encoding 4'-phosphopantetheinyl transferase superfamily protein — translation MVDHAVPRRQREFATVRHCARRAAGSIGVVPVPLLPDRRGAPQWPEGVVGAMTHCEGYRAAAVARSREVIGVGIDAEPNEPCPAGVLDLISLEREREWVAAHTRAAPGVRWDRLLFSAKESVFKVWYPLTRRELDFEEAHIEIDPDDGTFTARLLVPGPTVGGRRLDGFTGRWLCRDNLLITAITLPATAPGQGGPAPAPAAADRGRDTEGVPRITVP, via the coding sequence GTGGTCGACCACGCGGTGCCGCGCAGGCAGCGCGAGTTCGCCACCGTGCGGCACTGCGCCCGGCGGGCCGCGGGCAGCATCGGCGTAGTGCCCGTCCCCCTGCTGCCCGACCGGCGCGGCGCCCCGCAGTGGCCGGAGGGCGTGGTGGGCGCCATGACCCACTGCGAGGGCTACCGGGCCGCCGCCGTGGCCCGCAGCAGGGAAGTCATCGGCGTCGGGATCGACGCCGAACCCAACGAGCCCTGCCCGGCCGGCGTCCTGGACCTCATCTCGCTGGAGCGCGAACGGGAGTGGGTGGCCGCGCACACCCGCGCCGCGCCCGGAGTCCGCTGGGACAGGCTGCTGTTCAGCGCCAAGGAGTCGGTGTTCAAGGTGTGGTATCCCCTCACCCGCCGCGAACTGGACTTCGAGGAGGCGCACATCGAGATCGACCCGGACGACGGGACCTTCACGGCCCGGCTCCTGGTCCCCGGGCCGACGGTCGGCGGCAGGCGCCTGGACGGGTTCACCGGGCGCTGGCTGTGCCGCGACAACCTGCTGATCACCGCGATCACCCTGCCGGCCACCGCGCCCGGACAGGGCGGGCCGGCCCCGGCACCCGCCGCGGCCGACCGCGGCCGGGACACCGAGGGCGTGCCCCGGATCACCGTCCCCTGA